In a genomic window of Dyadobacter fermentans DSM 18053:
- a CDS encoding enolase C-terminal domain-like protein, whose translation MKENGMSRRDTMRALGLSGSAGLLGLFGGIPNALAADRETPQYAKAMKPVTIKSVRAIATAPQGSNLIVVKVETSEPGLYGLGCATFTQRAEVVLVAINTYLNEFCAGKDVDNIEDMWNAAYVSSYWRNGPVLNNALSGLDQALWDIKGKRAGMPLYQLLGGKSRFAVPCYTHANGRTPEEVVESVKKIQEQGYRYIRIQQGGYGAVGSTTKKPDFKEAGFGGPTDNYMDENAYLKAIPILFETVRKQCGDEVELLHDIHERVQPMNAINMIKKLEDYRPFFIEDPFSPENMKWFKLLRQSTTVPLAMGELFNNINEFLEPMVNQWFDYIRIHVSQIGGITPAMKVARLGEWFNVRTAWHGPGDVSPVGHSAHAHIDLTVWNFGIQEAVQFNEKTLEVFSGCPTMKNGYMSVNEVPGIGVDINEKAAAKFPITTKSNWQVRKFDGTLIRP comes from the coding sequence ATGAAAGAGAACGGAATGAGTCGTCGCGATACGATGCGGGCACTGGGGTTGAGCGGCTCCGCGGGCCTGCTGGGCCTGTTCGGAGGCATTCCCAATGCCCTCGCCGCCGACCGCGAAACACCTCAGTACGCCAAAGCGATGAAACCCGTGACGATCAAAAGCGTTCGAGCGATTGCCACGGCGCCGCAGGGTTCCAATCTCATCGTGGTGAAAGTCGAAACGTCGGAACCAGGCCTGTACGGGCTCGGCTGCGCCACATTCACGCAGCGCGCGGAAGTGGTGCTGGTGGCGATCAACACGTATCTCAACGAATTCTGTGCGGGTAAGGACGTCGATAACATCGAGGATATGTGGAATGCGGCCTACGTGAGCTCCTACTGGCGCAATGGCCCTGTGCTCAACAATGCATTGAGCGGTCTCGACCAGGCTTTGTGGGATATCAAGGGAAAACGTGCCGGAATGCCGCTTTACCAGCTGCTGGGCGGAAAATCGCGCTTCGCCGTGCCTTGCTACACGCATGCGAACGGCCGCACGCCCGAGGAGGTGGTTGAAAGCGTGAAAAAGATCCAGGAACAGGGCTACCGCTACATCCGCATTCAGCAGGGCGGTTACGGGGCGGTCGGCAGCACCACCAAAAAGCCCGATTTCAAGGAAGCGGGCTTCGGCGGGCCTACCGATAATTACATGGACGAGAATGCTTACCTCAAAGCTATTCCGATCCTCTTCGAAACCGTGCGGAAACAATGCGGCGATGAGGTGGAATTGCTGCACGACATTCACGAACGCGTGCAGCCGATGAATGCGATCAATATGATCAAAAAGCTGGAAGATTACCGTCCATTCTTCATCGAAGACCCGTTTTCTCCCGAAAATATGAAGTGGTTCAAACTCTTGCGCCAAAGCACTACCGTGCCGCTGGCTATGGGTGAGCTTTTCAACAACATCAACGAGTTCCTGGAACCGATGGTGAACCAATGGTTCGACTACATCCGCATCCACGTGTCACAAATCGGCGGCATTACGCCAGCCATGAAAGTGGCGCGGCTCGGCGAGTGGTTCAATGTGAGAACGGCCTGGCACGGCCCGGGCGACGTGTCGCCGGTAGGCCACTCGGCCCATGCGCATATCGACCTCACGGTGTGGAACTTCGGGATTCAGGAGGCGGTGCAGTTCAATGAGAAAACACTGGAAGTATTTTCGGGCTGTCCTACCATGAAAAACGGCTACATGTCGGTGAACGAAGTGCCGGGCATCGGCGTGGATATCAACGAGAAAGCCGCTGCCAAATTCCCGATTACCACGAAATCCAACTGGCAAGTAAGAAAATTTGACGGTACGCTAATACGTCCATGA
- a CDS encoding LacI family DNA-binding transcriptional regulator: protein MKKASLKDIAQQAGVSTALVSYVLNGKEKETRVGEAIAQKIRQIAKELNYQPNHLAKSLRSGKTHTIGLIIADISNPFFANIARVVEDEAKRNGYTVIIGSCDEHAEKSWDLLNVLINRQVDGFIIVSCEGSENQVHYLKERNIPFVLLDRHFPEIQTDFVATNNYKASYDAGVHLIQSGYERIGIMAYKSNMYHMEERVRGYKHALRDNNIEFRDAWLKEVHFETMDSEVRTAIDEVLASDQRVQAMIFATYGLAINALKYINELRLKVPSDLAIVSFGQAEVFDLYYCPITYVRQPLEMLGKTSVEFLLKKLKNPEEGMKQILMEAKLIARESSKAKTGALEG, encoded by the coding sequence ATGAAAAAAGCATCGCTCAAAGATATTGCACAACAAGCGGGCGTTTCCACGGCCCTGGTTTCCTACGTCCTCAACGGCAAAGAAAAGGAAACCAGGGTGGGAGAGGCCATCGCCCAAAAAATCAGGCAGATAGCCAAAGAACTGAACTATCAGCCTAATCATCTTGCCAAAAGCCTCAGAAGCGGCAAGACGCACACCATCGGGCTCATCATAGCCGATATTTCCAACCCGTTTTTCGCCAACATCGCCCGCGTTGTGGAGGACGAGGCCAAGCGCAACGGGTACACGGTCATCATCGGCAGCTGCGACGAGCACGCGGAAAAATCGTGGGATTTGCTGAATGTCCTCATCAACCGGCAGGTGGATGGCTTCATCATCGTGTCCTGCGAAGGCTCCGAAAACCAGGTGCATTATCTGAAAGAGCGTAACATTCCTTTTGTATTGCTGGACCGCCATTTCCCCGAAATCCAGACCGATTTCGTGGCTACGAACAATTACAAAGCCTCCTACGACGCGGGCGTGCACCTCATCCAAAGCGGCTACGAACGGATCGGCATCATGGCCTACAAGTCCAATATGTACCACATGGAAGAACGTGTGCGCGGGTACAAACACGCCCTACGCGACAACAACATCGAGTTCCGCGACGCCTGGCTGAAAGAAGTCCATTTCGAAACGATGGACAGCGAGGTAAGGACAGCTATCGACGAAGTACTGGCCTCCGACCAGCGTGTGCAAGCCATGATATTCGCCACTTACGGCCTGGCCATCAATGCATTGAAATATATCAATGAGCTGCGGTTAAAAGTACCGTCCGACCTGGCGATCGTCAGTTTCGGGCAGGCGGAGGTTTTCGACCTCTACTATTGCCCGATCACTTACGTGCGCCAGCCTCTTGAAATGCTGGGCAAAACGTCCGTCGAGTTTCTTCTGAAAAAACTGAAAAACCCGGAGGAGGGCATGAAGCAGATTTTAATGGAAGCCAAGCTTATCGCCCGTGAATCGTCAAAGGCGAAAACCGGCGCATTGGAAGGTTGA
- a CDS encoding mandelate racemase/muconate lactonizing enzyme family protein, translating to MQRRNFIKTAFLGTTALATGFPFADSGAASKMKITKIRYYAAPGYNKPLFNQARGIVEIETDGGIIGIGEGGSKDMIEQCAQMMIGEDPFRIEHIWQNVYRGMFYPPGREKLHALGALEMALWDIKGKALNVPVYELLGGATRDYVECYATGFRASKAKTEEERARDCIEAGLRSYRIGPTGGNGDQPFDFYENVKKTIDFCKRIDEAVGGGGKWAIDLHTRFDMTDGLKICNALESLEPYFVEDIIRSENPSVYKTVRAMTKVPIAVGEQFGDRWDSNEFIENRWIDYTRFTLPNTGGISEFKKLASMCETHYVGMIPHFTGPLSTATLVHVLGSSSPARALMELGGGEPERPAYFNEDYINFKNGKLYLNDAPGLGVKFDPKKATFIMEVKEKTKFPHPILKNPDGSIHNW from the coding sequence ATGCAACGAAGAAATTTTATTAAAACTGCCTTCCTGGGCACCACAGCGCTTGCGACCGGCTTTCCGTTTGCGGATTCCGGCGCGGCTTCGAAGATGAAGATTACGAAAATCCGGTACTATGCGGCGCCGGGTTATAACAAACCGCTCTTTAATCAGGCGCGGGGCATTGTGGAGATCGAAACCGATGGCGGCATTATCGGCATTGGCGAGGGAGGCTCGAAGGATATGATCGAACAATGCGCACAAATGATGATCGGCGAAGATCCGTTCCGCATCGAGCACATCTGGCAGAATGTCTACCGCGGTATGTTCTACCCGCCGGGCCGCGAAAAGCTGCATGCATTGGGCGCGCTCGAAATGGCGCTTTGGGACATTAAGGGTAAGGCATTGAATGTGCCGGTATACGAGCTGCTCGGTGGTGCTACGCGCGATTATGTGGAATGCTACGCGACGGGTTTCCGGGCATCGAAGGCCAAGACCGAGGAGGAGCGCGCCAGGGATTGCATCGAAGCCGGACTGCGCTCGTACCGCATTGGCCCCACAGGCGGCAACGGCGACCAGCCATTCGATTTTTATGAAAACGTCAAAAAAACGATCGATTTCTGCAAACGTATCGACGAGGCCGTTGGCGGAGGCGGGAAATGGGCCATTGACCTCCACACCCGGTTCGATATGACCGACGGCCTTAAGATCTGCAACGCGCTCGAATCCCTCGAACCGTATTTCGTGGAGGACATTATCCGCTCGGAAAACCCCTCGGTGTACAAAACGGTGCGCGCGATGACCAAAGTGCCCATTGCCGTGGGTGAGCAATTCGGCGACCGCTGGGACAGCAATGAGTTCATCGAAAACCGCTGGATCGACTACACCCGTTTCACATTGCCGAACACGGGCGGGATCAGCGAATTTAAAAAGCTGGCTTCGATGTGCGAAACGCATTATGTGGGCATGATACCGCATTTCACGGGGCCGTTGTCCACGGCTACATTGGTACACGTGCTCGGATCGAGCAGCCCGGCGCGGGCGCTGATGGAGCTGGGCGGCGGTGAGCCGGAGCGTCCTGCTTACTTCAATGAGGATTATATCAATTTCAAAAACGGCAAGCTGTATCTCAACGACGCGCCCGGACTGGGGGTAAAATTCGATCCGAAAAAGGCGACTTTCATCATGGAAGTGAAAGAAAAAACCAAGTTCCCGCACCCGATCCTGAAAAATCCGGACGGCTCAATCCACAACTGGTAA
- the dgoD gene encoding galactonate dehydratase, whose translation MKTNPKSTALSRRAAIQSVLGIAATGTMLLPKSSYAAAPTPFQAYGKVKITKLETFLVKPRWIFLKIHTDAGIVGLGEPLLEGRALTIQTAIKEVEPYLVGKDPRAVVHHWQAIYRHAFYRGGPILTSALSGIDQALWDIKGKLLGVPVHELLGGPTRDRVRIYGRASNAEDMKKRKAEGYTIIKTGVAKKNPANIVENPAFIKFASDNFASLREAGGPEMDIAIDFHGAVPQQTSKVLIKELEQYQPFFVEEPCQAQNVDTLVDIARGTHIPIATGERIFTKWGFREILEKGAASIIQPDLCHAGGITEGRIIAGMAEAYYIPIAPHNPMGPISLATGLQLAASVPNFLVQEQVTLGEGYLKEPFKLQKDGTVMVPTKPGLGVELDEDALKDKIGHDWKNPESYNALDGSVVDW comes from the coding sequence ATGAAAACCAACCCTAAATCTACCGCATTGTCCCGCCGCGCGGCCATCCAGTCGGTGCTCGGCATTGCCGCGACGGGCACCATGCTGCTGCCGAAATCTTCTTACGCCGCCGCGCCGACGCCGTTCCAGGCCTATGGCAAGGTGAAGATCACCAAACTGGAAACATTCCTGGTGAAGCCCCGCTGGATTTTTCTCAAAATCCACACCGACGCGGGCATTGTCGGCCTCGGTGAACCGTTGCTCGAAGGCCGCGCCCTGACCATCCAGACGGCCATTAAAGAAGTGGAGCCGTACCTCGTGGGCAAGGACCCGCGCGCGGTGGTGCACCATTGGCAGGCTATTTACCGCCACGCGTTCTACCGCGGCGGCCCCATTCTCACCAGCGCCCTGAGCGGCATCGATCAGGCATTGTGGGACATTAAGGGCAAGCTCCTGGGCGTACCTGTGCACGAGCTGCTCGGAGGGCCCACCCGCGACCGCGTCCGGATTTACGGGCGGGCATCCAATGCCGAGGACATGAAAAAGCGGAAGGCCGAGGGGTATACGATCATCAAAACCGGCGTGGCGAAAAAGAACCCGGCCAACATCGTGGAAAACCCGGCATTCATCAAATTCGCGTCCGACAATTTTGCTTCGCTGCGCGAGGCGGGCGGCCCGGAAATGGATATCGCCATCGACTTCCACGGCGCGGTGCCGCAGCAGACTTCCAAGGTGCTGATCAAAGAATTGGAACAGTACCAGCCGTTTTTTGTCGAGGAACCATGCCAGGCGCAGAATGTGGACACGCTGGTGGACATTGCCAGAGGCACGCACATTCCGATTGCCACAGGAGAGCGGATATTCACCAAATGGGGCTTCCGCGAAATCCTGGAAAAAGGCGCGGCCAGCATTATCCAGCCCGATTTGTGCCACGCCGGCGGCATTACCGAAGGGCGTATCATCGCCGGGATGGCCGAGGCCTACTACATTCCCATTGCCCCGCACAACCCGATGGGCCCCATTTCCCTCGCAACCGGTCTGCAACTGGCCGCCAGCGTGCCCAATTTCCTCGTGCAGGAGCAGGTGACGCTCGGTGAAGGTTATCTCAAAGAGCCATTCAAACTGCAAAAAGACGGCACGGTGATGGTACCCACCAAACCCGGCCTCGGCGTCGAACTCGATGAGGACGCATTGAAAGACAAAATAGGCCACGACTGGAAAAACCCTGAAAGCTATAACGCGCTGGACGGGTCGGTGGTGGACTGGTGA
- a CDS encoding SusC/RagA family TonB-linked outer membrane protein has product MRKLFSLCLVFLGLGGSVLAQNARITGKVTDQDNAALPGVSILISGSSQGTVTDGDGNYVINAPGSGTLVFSFIGYESQTVEIGNRSVIDIKLSQGSRSLDELVVVGYGTQRKTDVTGALSVVSTREFSQQPITRLDQVLQGRAAGVQVTQSNGAPGGDSKVRVRGANSVLGNNDPLYVIDGFVGANYNLLNPNDIESLQVLKDAASTSIYGSRGANGVIIITTKKGSKGIKVSYEGQGSVSNVIKRFDILPAGEFAEIVNARALATGSNAPFTQQQVDDFKRNGGTDWQDLVYRKGSGQQHQVTVSGANEKTSFLISGNYVNQKGIVNNSGFKRYILRTNLNTQINKNLSLRLNLSGAKTANHNTDGGGALIEALQWAPTTPAYGADGQPTFNDPTGSVSRSPLDHLYDKSIDTERMNINAIGGLTYQLPIQGLSLDLQYAINYLDAQNKNFNGKRLSNNNPNATRYSSDQVTLQNTNALNYNRTFGNHSITAVAVLETQQFTDKNFTATANGLRFPQLGYDNIGGNSAATVNSAFSKWTLLSLLGRVNYAFKDKYLITAAIRRDGSSKFAKDNRNSVFPSVAVGWRLSEEEFIKNLNVFSNLKLRGSWGKTGSQAISPYATLSPYNSTQVGFNNTAVTAGVIQGNQGNRNLKWETTTQTDVGIEMEFLNGRLHVEADYFNKRTTDLLLNVQLPNYAGGGTQTRNVGEIKNTGFEFAIGGTPIEKGKFSWETNLNISTLKNEVVSLGGLPRLGTGTGAGGGMSITNEFMLMPGQSLGSYWGLKYLGTFKPDEADIAAKQGRVPGDPHYEDVNGDNAITTDDFQIVGRAFPRMTGGWNNTFTYGGLTLNVFFQGAFGVDKLNYTRAGAMSGSGEARQFLLTEIRDYYRPGNEDSDIPAFTKTYQPFTQSSRFVENGSFVRLKNVSLAYTVPSVFKDKANIRIFASATNLLTITKYTGPDPETSNVGSSTDTAIGIDRGSYPNAKVYTLGLTLGF; this is encoded by the coding sequence ATGAGAAAACTATTCAGTTTATGCCTGGTCTTCCTGGGCCTGGGCGGCTCCGTGCTGGCCCAAAACGCCAGGATCACGGGAAAAGTGACCGATCAGGACAATGCAGCGCTCCCCGGTGTGAGCATCCTGATCAGCGGCAGCTCGCAGGGCACCGTTACCGATGGGGATGGCAATTACGTGATCAATGCGCCTGGCAGCGGCACTTTGGTATTTTCGTTTATCGGTTATGAAAGTCAAACGGTCGAGATCGGTAACCGATCGGTTATCGACATCAAATTGTCGCAGGGCTCCCGGAGCCTCGACGAGCTCGTGGTGGTGGGTTATGGTACGCAGCGGAAAACGGATGTGACGGGCGCATTATCCGTCGTGTCGACGCGTGAATTCTCCCAGCAGCCCATCACACGCCTCGACCAGGTGTTGCAGGGACGGGCAGCCGGCGTGCAGGTGACGCAATCCAACGGAGCGCCGGGCGGCGATTCCAAAGTGCGCGTGCGCGGCGCCAACTCGGTACTGGGCAACAACGACCCATTGTATGTGATCGACGGTTTTGTAGGGGCTAACTATAACCTGTTGAACCCCAATGACATCGAATCGCTCCAAGTACTGAAAGATGCGGCTTCGACTTCCATTTACGGTAGCCGCGGGGCCAATGGTGTGATCATTATCACCACCAAAAAAGGCAGCAAAGGCATTAAAGTAAGCTATGAGGGCCAGGGAAGCGTTTCGAACGTGATCAAACGGTTCGATATCCTGCCGGCCGGCGAATTTGCCGAAATCGTGAATGCACGGGCACTCGCTACCGGCTCCAATGCGCCGTTCACGCAGCAGCAGGTGGACGATTTCAAAAGAAACGGCGGCACCGACTGGCAGGACCTGGTGTACCGCAAAGGCAGTGGCCAGCAGCACCAGGTAACCGTTTCCGGTGCGAACGAGAAAACATCGTTCCTGATTTCGGGTAACTATGTGAATCAGAAGGGTATCGTGAACAACAGTGGTTTCAAACGCTACATTCTGAGGACCAATTTAAATACTCAGATCAACAAAAACCTGTCGCTTCGCCTGAACCTCTCCGGCGCCAAAACGGCCAACCATAACACCGATGGCGGCGGAGCGCTGATCGAGGCGCTGCAATGGGCACCCACCACGCCCGCATATGGCGCCGACGGCCAACCGACCTTTAACGACCCGACCGGCTCGGTGAGCCGAAGCCCGCTGGATCATTTGTACGACAAATCCATCGACACCGAGCGCATGAACATCAATGCCATCGGCGGACTCACTTACCAACTTCCGATCCAGGGCCTTTCGCTCGACCTGCAATATGCGATCAACTATCTCGACGCGCAGAACAAGAATTTCAACGGCAAGCGCCTTTCGAACAACAACCCGAATGCGACGCGCTACTCTTCCGACCAGGTGACTTTGCAGAATACCAATGCATTGAACTACAACCGCACCTTCGGTAACCATTCCATTACCGCAGTGGCCGTGCTGGAAACGCAGCAGTTTACCGATAAGAACTTTACCGCCACCGCCAATGGCCTGCGTTTCCCGCAGCTGGGCTACGACAACATTGGCGGTAACTCGGCCGCGACGGTCAATTCGGCATTCTCCAAATGGACATTGCTCTCGCTGCTCGGCCGTGTGAACTACGCATTCAAAGACAAATACCTGATCACCGCCGCCATTCGCCGCGATGGTTCCTCCAAATTTGCGAAGGACAACCGAAACAGCGTATTCCCGTCGGTAGCGGTAGGCTGGCGGCTTTCGGAGGAGGAGTTTATCAAAAATCTCAACGTTTTCTCGAACCTGAAACTTCGGGGGAGCTGGGGGAAAACCGGCAGCCAGGCTATCAGCCCCTATGCAACGCTCTCGCCTTACAACTCTACACAGGTGGGCTTCAACAACACAGCGGTAACGGCCGGTGTGATCCAGGGCAACCAGGGCAACCGGAATCTCAAATGGGAAACCACCACGCAAACCGACGTAGGTATCGAAATGGAATTCCTCAATGGCAGACTGCATGTGGAAGCGGATTATTTCAACAAACGCACCACCGACCTGCTGCTGAACGTGCAGCTGCCGAACTATGCCGGCGGCGGCACGCAGACGCGCAACGTGGGAGAGATCAAAAACACGGGATTTGAGTTCGCGATCGGCGGTACACCCATTGAAAAAGGCAAGTTTAGCTGGGAAACAAACCTGAACATTTCTACCCTCAAAAACGAGGTGGTAAGCCTGGGCGGCCTGCCGCGGCTTGGAACAGGAACGGGCGCGGGCGGTGGTATGTCTATCACCAACGAATTTATGCTCATGCCCGGCCAGTCGCTCGGTTCTTACTGGGGATTGAAATACCTGGGCACATTTAAACCGGACGAAGCCGATATCGCTGCCAAGCAGGGACGCGTGCCTGGCGACCCGCATTATGAGGATGTGAATGGCGACAATGCGATCACCACCGACGACTTCCAGATCGTAGGCCGGGCGTTCCCGCGCATGACGGGCGGTTGGAATAACACCTTCACTTATGGCGGCTTAACGCTCAATGTGTTCTTCCAAGGTGCTTTCGGAGTGGATAAACTGAACTATACCCGTGCCGGCGCCATGTCGGGCTCGGGCGAGGCGAGGCAGTTCCTGCTGACGGAAATCCGCGACTACTACCGGCCGGGCAATGAGGATTCGGACATTCCTGCATTCACCAAAACGTACCAGCCATTCACACAATCGAGCCGGTTTGTCGAAAACGGAAGTTTTGTGCGGTTGAAAAACGTCAGTCTGGCTTACACGGTGCCATCTGTTTTCAAAGACAAGGCGAACATCCGCATCTTCGCCAGCGCGACCAACCTGCTCACGATCACCAAATACACCGGCCCGGACCCCGAAACAAGCAACGTAGGTTCCAGCACGGACACCGCAATCGGCATCGACCGCGGCTCCTACCCGAATGCGAAGGTGTATACGCTGGGGCTGACGTTGGGATTTTAG
- a CDS encoding RagB/SusD family nutrient uptake outer membrane protein, which translates to MKKTTILLLTSLLFTGAGCSDYLDEDTRGLLYGPNVLSTQDGLESALTGAYKGLGNQWSYGFLHPSANAAVLGADDVTTHPASNKADWREFDQFNVSTTNQRSNAVYNGCYKAIQGANNVINNWEKTQGTKATIDIIMGEAHFIRAFSYYWLTRFWGNIPLVLAGEYSDELLTVKKSTPQEVYDLIVADLKIAETNLPNAKRDPGRPNKGAAKAFLADVYLTMAGWPLKQTDKYDLAAAKAKEVIDNASAYGFELLPTFAAVFDNDPASPGTREAVFQISGYLGGSGTANATYGNTTMPGEEGGWDDMFAELNFFRDFPAGPRKDATFRTEFGLGATKIPWQNSLTKHPYYQKWYIKGNIVTSSISLPSVMMRYPHVLTIYAEAKARGTGGPDQAAYDALNKVRLRGWAAGTKALAPADGLTAAQFADEVVQERAWEFACERTRWFDLVRLERVEEANAKKSADDLQPIKPIVKANYWFPLPYTDTSINPNLNQ; encoded by the coding sequence ATGAAAAAAACAACCATACTTCTTCTAACCAGCCTGCTCTTCACCGGCGCTGGTTGCAGCGATTACCTTGACGAGGATACGAGAGGGCTTTTGTACGGGCCGAATGTGCTTTCCACGCAGGACGGTCTTGAATCGGCATTGACGGGAGCGTATAAGGGGCTGGGCAACCAGTGGTCCTATGGATTTCTGCACCCGTCGGCCAATGCAGCCGTGCTGGGCGCCGACGACGTTACCACGCACCCGGCGAGCAACAAGGCCGACTGGCGCGAGTTCGATCAGTTCAATGTGTCGACGACCAACCAGCGTTCCAATGCCGTTTACAATGGTTGCTATAAAGCCATTCAGGGAGCGAACAATGTGATCAACAACTGGGAAAAAACGCAGGGTACCAAAGCTACGATCGACATTATCATGGGCGAAGCGCATTTCATCCGCGCATTTTCCTACTACTGGCTCACGCGGTTCTGGGGGAACATCCCACTCGTTCTCGCAGGAGAGTATTCGGATGAGTTGTTGACGGTCAAAAAATCGACGCCGCAGGAAGTGTACGACCTCATTGTGGCCGACCTCAAAATTGCCGAAACCAACCTTCCCAACGCGAAGCGTGATCCGGGACGGCCCAACAAAGGTGCCGCGAAGGCTTTCCTGGCCGATGTGTACCTGACGATGGCAGGCTGGCCTTTGAAACAAACCGACAAATACGACCTCGCCGCCGCGAAAGCGAAAGAGGTGATCGACAATGCGTCGGCTTATGGTTTCGAGCTGCTGCCCACGTTCGCGGCCGTTTTCGACAACGATCCGGCGTCGCCGGGCACCCGCGAGGCGGTGTTCCAGATCAGCGGCTACCTGGGCGGCTCAGGCACGGCCAATGCGACTTACGGCAACACCACCATGCCCGGTGAGGAAGGCGGCTGGGACGATATGTTCGCCGAGCTGAACTTCTTCCGCGATTTCCCCGCAGGACCGCGCAAAGACGCTACCTTCCGCACGGAATTCGGCCTCGGCGCGACCAAAATCCCCTGGCAGAACAGCCTTACCAAGCATCCGTATTATCAGAAATGGTATATCAAGGGCAATATCGTGACGTCGAGCATTTCGCTGCCGTCGGTAATGATGCGTTATCCGCACGTGCTCACGATTTACGCGGAGGCCAAAGCACGCGGCACCGGCGGCCCCGACCAGGCAGCCTACGATGCGCTCAACAAAGTGCGCCTGCGCGGTTGGGCGGCAGGTACCAAGGCACTCGCTCCGGCAGATGGCCTCACGGCTGCGCAGTTTGCCGATGAAGTGGTGCAGGAGCGCGCGTGGGAATTTGCCTGCGAACGTACCCGCTGGTTCGATCTCGTGCGGTTGGAGAGGGTTGAGGAAGCCAATGCGAAGAAAAGCGCCGACGATTTGCAGCCGATCAAACCGATCGTTAAAGCCAATTACTGGTTCCCGCTGCCATACACCGACACGTCCATTAACCCGAATCTGAATCAGTAA